CTGATTGGTTCGGCTTCGGCAAAGTCAACGCGTTTAGAGCAGTTCAGGCGGCTCAGCGCCAAATGGCAGCACCTTTAAGCAGTTCTCAGCGAATTCAGGGACGCAATGATAGTGCTGTGGCGATTCCGGACTACGATTTGAATGGCATCAGAAGCGCTATCCAAATCAACGACTCCAACCTTGTGCGAGATATGCAAGTAACGGTGAATCTAGAGCACAGTTTCTTGGGTGACTTGGAGATTAGCTTGATTGCCCCTAGAGGCCAAACAGTGTTGCTCCAGGGTCGCACTCTCGGTCGTCAAACCCAATTGCAAGCGAGTTATTCGTTGCAAAATACCCCACTGCTCCGCAAATTACTCAATCAGTCTGCCGCCGGACGCTGGCAGCTCTGGATCATCGATCGCGCTCTGATGGATACAGGCACCCTCAAAAGTTGGCAACTAACGCTCGGCGTCTAATTCCGAATTAGGGCTAGCCGATGAAAGTTGGCAGCTCAACTCTTGTAGTGAGGCTTCTAGGTCAGCAGTCAAGGTTTTAGCGCTGGCCTTGGGTTGCTCTAAGTTATAGGTTGAAGCCTTCAGCGGCTCCCCAATGCGAATCCTAACCTCAGATCCCCATCCGGGCACAGCTTGGCTGTAATGCAAACTAATCGGCACAATTTTGACGTCCAAACCAGGCTGGTTAGCTTCTGCTTGTAGCGCTAAGCGAGCCAATCCAGGCTTCAAAGGATGTACTTGGCGATCGCGAAAAATCCCTCCTTCCGGGAAGATCACCAAAGATTCGCGGTTTTCCAGCAACTCCACTCCATGTCGTAGACTCGCGATCGCCGGACGCTTCGGGTCAATCGGAAACCCTCCTAGGCGACGAATAAACCAGCCTTGCAGCCCCTTCACCTCATCCGCCGAAACCATAAACCTTAAGTCGTGCCCCGTAATGTCTCGGCCTGCTGCATAAGGCACCAGCAACGCATCCCAACGAGAACGATGGGTCGGCGCTAGAACCACTGGCCCCTCAGCGGGCAAATTTTCCCGACCACTGACCTCAATCCGCCTAAAGTAAGCAGGCAAAACCACATGGCGACCCAGCGGATAAACCCAAGGCATGAGCCACGGGGAAAAGCGAGAAATACTCGTTGCAGGTTTATTGGGCGGCGTGGAGGAACTTGCGTGAGTGGTTATCCCCATGTCCTGATTCGGTGCTGGAGGAGTATCGCTAGAGTCACGGCGAAAGGAGTTGAGCGAAATCATGGAGTCAAACGAGATCATATGTGACAGCGGGAGACAATAAACGCAAGAACCAAGCTTTTCAATGCCTGCTTGAACTTAAGCTAAAGGCTTTTATTTCACTTGTCTTCTGCCACAAGGACACTTCTGCCGCTGTCATGAGGTAGAAGCCGAGCTAGGGGTGCCGCGATCGCCGCCGTTGGGCAAACCAATCCTGCAACTGCTGCCGACAAGGCGTTTCCAAGATGCCACCCAAAACCTTGAGCTGGTGAAACGAACAAGCACTATCCGGTAGATTCATCACCATCCGAACCGCACCAGTTTTTGGATCGTCCGCTCCATACACCAACAACCCCAAACGCGCCTGCACAATTGCCCCCGCACACATCGGGCAAGGCTCCAGCGTCACATACAGCGTGCATTCATTCAAATGCCAATTTTGTAGCACCTGCCCCGCCGCCCGCAAAGCCAATACCTCCGCATGAGCCGTAGGGTCGCGATCGCGCTCCCGCCGATTTTGCGCCTCCGCAACCACCTCCCCCTGCGGTCCCACAATCACCGCTCCCACAGGCACCTCCCCTGCCACACCAGCCGCTTCAGCCAACTCCAGCGATCGAGCCATCCAGCGGTAGTGAACTAGGTATCCGGGGTGAGAGAGTGCGGGAGGAGGGAGTTGCAAGGAGGAAGGGGTGAGGAGTGAGGGATGAGGGATGAGGGATGAAAGAAGAGTGAGGAGCCAACTACCAACACCAACCGAAACCCGAAACATGCACAGTCAGACTCGTTTGGAGGGGGTCTGGGGGACGCAACCGTCCCTCAGCGGGGGTTTGGGGGCGAGTGCCCCCAAGGCTCGGATTTCAAGCAACGAATGCCAGCCATCAAACTTCAACAGCAGACTGCACCAAAAGCGGGTCTAACTGCCCCTGACGATCCAAGGCATACAGATCATCACAGCCGCCCACATGTTCATTATTGATAAAAATTTGCGGCACCGTCCGGCGACCATTCGCCCGCTCTCCCATTTTGACCCTAGCCGCACCATCACCATCGATCTTGTACTCAGTAAACTTCACCCCTTTCCACTGCAACAACACCTTCGCCCGAATGCAGTAAGGACAAGTTTGCCACGTATAAATCTCCACATGAGCCTTAACTTGCTCAGGGTGACGACCTAAAAACCGATTGAGAAATTCGAGCATGTTTTCTCAGACTAATAAATCCGCTAGCTGAAATGAGCCGTTAATACTAAGCATACTATTCCGCACCGAGAGCCGCACAGCCATACATTACTCCGCATCTAACTCCCTAAAGTCTTAGTGGCGTGGTAAGGGAAAAACTACCAAAAGAGTAAAACCTGCGATCGCCAACCCCAGCGAAACCGCCATCAACTTCACATGGTTTTGCCAGTCTAAACCCGCTCGCGATCGCTCCCCATCAGTTTTGGCAGCTTTGCTACCTGAGCGAGGCACCAACCACAACAACAGGCTACCCAGTGTCATCAAGCTACCCAGAATCGCCAAACTGCCACCGACCCAAGCCACCAGGAACCAAGCCACTTGATTCATCACAATGCTCCAAAGTAAAAAAACTTCCCAGCGATCGCCAGAGAGAGATAACGCCTACTCTAGCCCACCCCTCAAAAATGGCTACATCACGCTTGGAGCCGAGCGTCCATCTCCACCGTAGCCTTGCCTAATCCAGGTTGCCGAAAGCAATTTACAAGGACTTTCTTCAGTTCTGACGTGCCCAAATTGCCATTCTTCGAGATCAACTCAGAATCTTTATGTCAAGGGTATACCCGCACTTTGGTAGGATTGAGAACTGAAATTGCTAGTTAAAACGACGCAAAATCAGCAGTTTGGAGGAAACACCTCGTGGAAAACACGCTCGGTCTTGAGATTATTGAAGTGGTGGAGCAGGCCGCGATCGCCTCTGCTCGCTGGATGGGCAAGGGCGAAAAGAACATCGCTGACCAAGTTGCTGTAGAAGCAATGCGGGAGCGAATGAACAAAATTTACATGCGAGGCCGTATCGTGATCGGAGAAGGGGAGCGCGATGACGCCCCCATGCTCTACATCGGGGAAGAAGTGGGAATTTGCACCCGCGAGGATGCTAAAGAATACTGCAACCCAGACGAGCTGATCGAAATTGACATTGCGGTTGACCCCTGCGAAGGCACCAACCTCGTCGCTTATGGTCAAAACGGCTCCATGGCCGTCTTGGCTATTTCTGAAAAGGGCGGTTTGTTTGCAGCTCCCGACTTCTACATGAAGAAATTGGCAGCTCCAGCAGCAGCCAAGGGCAAAGTAGACATTCGCAAGTCTGCGACCGAAAACCTCAAGATTCTATCCGAGTGCTTAAACCGCTCTGTTGAAGAATTGGTGGTTGTCGTCATGGATCGTCCTCGTCATAAGGACTTGATTCAAGAAATTCGCCAAGCTGGAGCCAGAGTACGCCTCATCAGCGATGGTGACGTGTCTGCTGCCATTTGTTGTGCTTTTACAGGCACCAACATCCACGCCCTCATGGGTATTGGCGCAGCTCCTGAAGGTGTGATCTCCGCTGCTGCAATGCGTTGCTTAGGTGGTCACTTCCAAGGCCAACTGATCTATGACCCCGCAGATGTAAACACTCCCGAAAGCAGCAACTGGAACCGGGAAGCCAACATCGCTCGTTTGAAAGAAATGGGCGTTGATGACCCCGATCGCATCTACAACGACAATGAGCTAGCGTCTGGTGAAACCGTCCTGTTCGCAGCTTGCGGTATCACCCCTGGCACCTTAATGGAAGGAGTGCGCTTCTTCGGTGGTGGTGCCCGGACTCAATCCCTGGTCATTTCCAACCAGTCAAAAACCGCTCGCTTCGTAGATACCATTCACCTGCTCGATGGGCAAAGCAAAACCTTGCAATTGCGTTAATTTGCGATTTCCTAGTTGCTAACGGCGAGCTTTGAAGTAGGGGTACGGCATTGCTATGCCCCTGCTGAACTTTAAGCCTGGGACAGCATTAAAAACGTAGAAGTGCCACACTAAAGGTGAAGCGATCTATATCAACGATCGCTTTTTCATGCTTATAACTTTGGGTCTCCAGCTAGGTGAACTTTTCCTAACTTGCCTGATCTGGGTACTCCTTTAGTTTTAATTTAGATTTCTAAAGATCCATTGATTGAGACTGCTAGACGCCTGCTGGTTATCAAAAACGCTTTTATAGCAATCGTTACTAGGGTGAAGGCGGGGTGCAGGGGTTCCACCCCTGTGTGGGGGCACAGCTCCCACACCCCCATTCAAACCTTGGTGGCAAGTACTATATCAATCGCTCCGTCTGGCTTGGAAGACGACAACTCTTAGGGAGGGAAGATGAATATTGCCGTTGTGGGCCTCAGCCACAAGACAGCCCCCGTTGAAGTGCGCGAAAAGCTTAGTATTCCAGAACATCAACATGAAGCGGCGATCGCTCATTTGCAAAGCTACAGCCACATTGAGGAAGCTGCCATCCTCAGTACCTGTAACCGCCTAGAAATTTACATTGTCACCACCGAGTCCGAGCACGGGGTGCGGGAAGTGACGCAATTTTTATCGGAGCATAGCAAGCTACCCGTTCCGGCACTGCGCCCCCACTTGTTCGTGCTGTTACACCAAGACGCAGTGATGCACTTGATGCGCGTGGCGGCTGGATTGGATAGCTTGGTGTTGGGTGAAGGGCAAATTCTGGCTCAGGTGAAGCACACTCACAAACTGGGTCAGCAGTACAAAGGCGTGGGCCGCATTCTCAATCAACTGTTTAAGCAAGCGATCTCTGCGGGTAAACGCGTTCGCACAGAGACCAGCATTGGTACTGGAGCAGTTTCAATTAGTTCTGCTGCGGTGGAGCTAGCTCAAATTAAAGTACCAAATTTGGCCGCTTGTCGAGTTGCCATTATCGGCGCAGGCAAGATGGCGCGACTGTTGGTGCAGCACTTGATTTCCAAAGGGGCGGTGCAAATTTGTATTCTCAATCGTTCTTTGGAACGAGCGGAGGAATTAGCCAGCCAGTTTACGGAAGCGCAACTCAAGCTTTGCTCACTGTCTGAGATGTCGGAAGTGCTGACCTGCTCGGATTTGGTGTTTACCAGTACCGCCTCGACGCAGCCGATCTTGGATCGCGCCAAGCTAGAGAGCTGCCTAGAACCCACTCAACCGTTGATGTTGATTGACATTTCGGTGCCCCGGAACGTTGATGCTGATGTCAATGACTTGGATTGCGTCCAGGTGTTTAACGTCGATGACTTGAAAGCAGTGGTGGCTCAAAATCAAGAAAGCCGTCGGCAAATGGCGATGGAAGCGGAAGCCCTGCTTGAAGATGAGTTAGATGCGTTTGATGTCTGGTGGCGATCGCTGGAAACTATCACCACGATTAGCTGCCTACGAGAGAAAATTGAAACTATTCGTGAACAAGAGCTGGAAAAGGCGTTATCTCGTTTAGGCAGTGAGTTTGCGGAGAAGCATCAGGAAATCATTGAGGCGCTGACTAGAGGGATTGTGAATAAGATTCTGCATGACCCCATGGTGCAACTGCGGGCGCAGCAGGATATTGAGGCCCGACGCCGAGCCATGCAGTCTTTGGAGATGCTGTTTAATCTCAATCCAGAAGCGCGATCGGGTGAAGTGATGTAGTGAGTTGGTTAAGGGTGGCTAGGATGTCAACGGGAGGATGAGCCTCGCTAGGACAGATCACTCATAATCTGGCATGTTGTAGGGGTGGGTTTGTGGTTGTCGGCGCTGAGATAGGAGCGGTCAACTACAAATCTGCCCCTATATGGTTAATGGGGTAAGGGCTGATGAGTAAGCGTTGGTCTCAAATTATTTTTCGGGTTGTGGCCTTCCTGATTGGGTTGTGGTTGGCATTCGATTTGCTGGCTCGTTTGGGAGGAGAAATTCTTTGGTTTCAGGAACTAGGATATTTGCCTACGTTTCTACTGCGGGCTTTTACCAAGGGGGGGCTTTGGACGATCGCCTGTTTAGTGACGATCGCGTTTTGGTTTGGTAATTTTGCGATCGCCCGACGTTTACAACATCAGAAGCCCCAAGAACAAGACCTCAGCCCTAAGGATATTTTGTGGGGCAATTGGGCCGCTCGTCCGCGTGGTTTAGGGTTGACTCGGTTGCTAACCTTGGCAGTGGGGTTAAATTTCCTCGTAGGAGTGATGCTGCTCTATTACGCTCAGGTGGCGTCGCGCTACTGGCAACCTCCGGGTTGGCAAGGCCCCTTAAACTTTTTGGAATCATCATCCCCTCAGCAACTACGGCTGCAAGCAGTCTGGCCCTTGCTGGTACAGTTGCCCAGCAATCCCTCCCAACTGGCTGTTCTGCTCGGACTAGTATTGGCACTGACGATCGCACCTCGGTTCTGGTTGCGGGCGATCGCGGTAGTTTTGGCAGTGGCTTTTAGCCTCACGATCAGTGGGCATTGGGCAGAAGTGTTGCAATATTTTCAACCCACTCCGTTTAACAGTGCTGACCCTCTGTTTGGCCGAGACATTAGCTTCTATATCTTTGCGCTACCCGTGCAACAGCTGCTGGCTTTTTGGCTAACAGGCTTGACCCTGTATGCCTTGGTGTCAGTGGCACTGATGTATCTACTCTCAGGAGAAAGCTTGAGTGAGGGAAATTTCTCAGGCTTTTCGGCTCTGCAAGTACGTCACCTGCAAGGGCTGAGTAGCACCTTGATGTTGGCGATCGCGTTTAATTATTGGTTGAGCCGTTACGAACTGCTGTACTTCCAGCGGGGTGTGGTGCATGGCGCTAGCTACACCGATGTCGTGGTGCAATTGCCCATCAACACAGGCTTAAGCATTCTGGCAGTCGCGATCGCTATTTTTTTTCTATGGCGCACTCTCACAGGATCGAAACAAGCCAGTCAAGCAGCACCTTGGCTCTATAGCTTGGGTTTTTACGTTGGGGTAGCGGCGATCGCGGGCCTCGTCTTACCTGCCGCAGTGCAACGCTTTGGAGTACAACCCAACGAGCTAGCACGAGAACGTCCCTACATTCAGCGCAGCATTGCCCTAACCCGCCAAGCCTTTGACTTGCAAGCCATCAATGCAGAAACTTTTGCACCTACGGGTGAGCTAACCCGTGCTGGCCTACTAGCCAACGACCTGACCATTCGTAACATTCGCCTATGGGATACCAGACCGCTGTTACAGACAAATCGGCAGCTACAACAGATTCGGTTGTATTACAGGTTTCCAGACGCTGATGTGGATCGATACACGCTTTTGAAGGAGGAAGGAGGAAGGATGAGGGAGGAAGGTGCTAGAGTTCCTGCTGCCCCTCCTGCACCCTTAGGGAACGCTGACAGCGATCGCCCCTCACTCCTCACTCCTCTCCCCTCACCTCCCGCTACAGAGAAGCAGCAAGTTCTAATTGCGGCGCGGGAATTGGACTATAGCGCGGTGCCCCAGCAAGCGAAGACTTGGGTCAACGAACATTTGGTTTACACACATGGCTATGGGTTTACGCTCAGTCCTGTGAACCGAGTAGGCCCAGGAGGACTGCCCGACTATTTTGTCAGAGACATTGGAGTTAATCCTGCGGATAATGATGCCAGTTCGCTGACTACCTCTAGTGCTGGGATTCGGGACAGTATCCCTATTGGCCAGCCTCGGATCTACTTCGGGGAGATTGCCAATACCTATGTCATGACGAATACCAGAGTGAAGGAGCTAGACTATCCCAGCGGTAATGAGAACGTCTACAACACCTATGATGGACGCGGTGGCGTCCAGATTGGTACTCCGTGGCGGCGGTGGCTGTTTGCCAAATACCTCAACGATTGGCAGATGGTGCTGACCCGCAACTTTACGCCCCAAACCAAGTTGCTATTCCGTCGCAACATCAACCAGCGCATTCGGGCGATCGCCCCGTTTCTGCGCTATGACAGTGAACCTTATTTAGTCACGGCGGATGTCACGGCGGATGTCACGGCAGACACGCCTATTTCAGAGACCTCTAACGATCAAAATTACCTGTACTGGGTGGTAGATGCCTATACGGCCAGCGATCGCTACCCCTACTCAGATCCTGGCGACCATCCCTTCAATTACATCCGCAACTCGGTCAAAGTGGTGGTTGATGCCTACAATGGCTCTGTAGATTTTTACATTGCCAACCCCAACGATCCCATTATCAAAACTTGGGCTGCTATTTTTCCGGGCCTATTTAAGCCACTTAGCGCTATGCCAACTGCACTCCGCAGTCATATTCGCTATCCGGTAGACTTTTTTAGCATTCAGTCGGAACGGTTGCTGACTTATCACATGACCGATCCGCAGGTATTTTACAATCGGGAAGACCAGTGGCAGGTACCCACTGAAATTTACGGCAGTGAGCCGCGGTTAGTTGAGCCGTACTATTTGATCACAAGCTTGCCAGATAACGAAGCAGAAGAATTCATTTTATTGCTGCCCTTTACGCCTCGACAGCGCAATAATTTAATTGCTTGGTTGGCAGCGCGATCAGACGGTGAAAACTACGGCAGGTTGCTACTCTACGAGTTTCCCAAACAACAACTGGTCTATGGGCCAGAACAAATCGAAGCGAGAATTAACCAAGACCCGATTATTTCTCAGCAAATTTCCTTATGGAATCGGCAAGGTTCGCGGGTGATCCAGGGCAATCTTTTAGTGATCCCAGTCGAGCAATCGTTACTGTATGTAGAGCCTCTATATCTAGAAGCCGAGCAAAATAGTCTCCCTACTTTAGTGCGGGTGATCGTAGCTTACGAAAACCGAATTGTAATGGCAGAAACCCTAGATCAAGCTTTGCAAGCAGTCTTCCAGCCAGAAGCACCCGCTGCCCCGGTCGTGCGTCCGTTTGAAGATCCAGCCGCCCCCACCGAACCTTCTCTTGCCCCAACGTCCTGAACCGTATTCCTGAACCGTATTAGGATTTAGCCGCATGGCAACTATCCGTGAAGCGCTTGTGAGTGCCGTTCAGCATCATGAAGCTGGACAGTTACAACAAGCCGAGCAGCTTTACCGCTTAATTTTGCAACAGCAGGCTGATTATTTTCCCGCCTTGCATGGTCTGGGGTTAATTGCCTACCAGTCTGGTCACATTGCAGAAGCGATCGCCTACTACCGCCGAGCGATCGCCCTCAAGCCTAATGTGGCTGACATCTACAACAATTTAGGACTGGCTCTAGTAACGAATGGAGAATACGCCGCTGCTGTAGCCATCTACCAAAAAGCGATCGCCCTTAGATCTGCCTATCCAGAGGCATACAACAACTTAGGCCATGCCCTACGGCACCAAGGCAAAGTGGCTGAAGCGATCGCAGCTTATGACCGAGCGATCGTGCTGAAGCCAGAATTTGTCTCGCCACACTGGAATCGGTCGCTAGCTTTGCTGTTGGGTGGAGAATTGGGCCAAGGCTTTGCGGAATATGAGTGGCGTTGGCGACGCGAGGGCAAACAACTACGCCCCTTTCCTCAACCCCTCTGGAATGGCTCAGATCTAGCAGGACGACGGATTCTGCTGTATGCCGAGCAAGGGTTTGGCGACACGATCCAATTCATTCGCTACGCCACTTGGGTCGCAGAGAGAGGCGGTCAAGTGGTGGTGGAGTGTCAAGCGCCTCTGGTTCGCTTAGTCCAAACGGT
The sequence above is a segment of the Trichocoleus desertorum ATA4-8-CV12 genome. Coding sequences within it:
- a CDS encoding glutamyl-tRNA reductase, which codes for MNIAVVGLSHKTAPVEVREKLSIPEHQHEAAIAHLQSYSHIEEAAILSTCNRLEIYIVTTESEHGVREVTQFLSEHSKLPVPALRPHLFVLLHQDAVMHLMRVAAGLDSLVLGEGQILAQVKHTHKLGQQYKGVGRILNQLFKQAISAGKRVRTETSIGTGAVSISSAAVELAQIKVPNLAACRVAIIGAGKMARLLVQHLISKGAVQICILNRSLERAEELASQFTEAQLKLCSLSEMSEVLTCSDLVFTSTASTQPILDRAKLESCLEPTQPLMLIDISVPRNVDADVNDLDCVQVFNVDDLKAVVAQNQESRRQMAMEAEALLEDELDAFDVWWRSLETITTISCLREKIETIREQELEKALSRLGSEFAEKHQEIIEALTRGIVNKILHDPMVQLRAQQDIEARRRAMQSLEMLFNLNPEARSGEVM
- the glpX gene encoding class II fructose-bisphosphatase; translation: MENTLGLEIIEVVEQAAIASARWMGKGEKNIADQVAVEAMRERMNKIYMRGRIVIGEGERDDAPMLYIGEEVGICTREDAKEYCNPDELIEIDIAVDPCEGTNLVAYGQNGSMAVLAISEKGGLFAAPDFYMKKLAAPAAAKGKVDIRKSATENLKILSECLNRSVEELVVVVMDRPRHKDLIQEIRQAGARVRLISDGDVSAAICCAFTGTNIHALMGIGAAPEGVISAAAMRCLGGHFQGQLIYDPADVNTPESSNWNREANIARLKEMGVDDPDRIYNDNELASGETVLFAACGITPGTLMEGVRFFGGGARTQSLVISNQSKTARFVDTIHLLDGQSKTLQLR
- the grxC gene encoding glutaredoxin 3: MLEFLNRFLGRHPEQVKAHVEIYTWQTCPYCIRAKVLLQWKGVKFTEYKIDGDGAARVKMGERANGRRTVPQIFINNEHVGGCDDLYALDRQGQLDPLLVQSAVEV
- a CDS encoding UPF0182 family protein, producing MSKRWSQIIFRVVAFLIGLWLAFDLLARLGGEILWFQELGYLPTFLLRAFTKGGLWTIACLVTIAFWFGNFAIARRLQHQKPQEQDLSPKDILWGNWAARPRGLGLTRLLTLAVGLNFLVGVMLLYYAQVASRYWQPPGWQGPLNFLESSSPQQLRLQAVWPLLVQLPSNPSQLAVLLGLVLALTIAPRFWLRAIAVVLAVAFSLTISGHWAEVLQYFQPTPFNSADPLFGRDISFYIFALPVQQLLAFWLTGLTLYALVSVALMYLLSGESLSEGNFSGFSALQVRHLQGLSSTLMLAIAFNYWLSRYELLYFQRGVVHGASYTDVVVQLPINTGLSILAVAIAIFFLWRTLTGSKQASQAAPWLYSLGFYVGVAAIAGLVLPAAVQRFGVQPNELARERPYIQRSIALTRQAFDLQAINAETFAPTGELTRAGLLANDLTIRNIRLWDTRPLLQTNRQLQQIRLYYRFPDADVDRYTLLKEEGGRMREEGARVPAAPPAPLGNADSDRPSLLTPLPSPPATEKQQVLIAARELDYSAVPQQAKTWVNEHLVYTHGYGFTLSPVNRVGPGGLPDYFVRDIGVNPADNDASSLTTSSAGIRDSIPIGQPRIYFGEIANTYVMTNTRVKELDYPSGNENVYNTYDGRGGVQIGTPWRRWLFAKYLNDWQMVLTRNFTPQTKLLFRRNINQRIRAIAPFLRYDSEPYLVTADVTADVTADTPISETSNDQNYLYWVVDAYTASDRYPYSDPGDHPFNYIRNSVKVVVDAYNGSVDFYIANPNDPIIKTWAAIFPGLFKPLSAMPTALRSHIRYPVDFFSIQSERLLTYHMTDPQVFYNREDQWQVPTEIYGSEPRLVEPYYLITSLPDNEAEEFILLLPFTPRQRNNLIAWLAARSDGENYGRLLLYEFPKQQLVYGPEQIEARINQDPIISQQISLWNRQGSRVIQGNLLVIPVEQSLLYVEPLYLEAEQNSLPTLVRVIVAYENRIVMAETLDQALQAVFQPEAPAAPVVRPFEDPAAPTEPSLAPTS
- a CDS encoding 1-acyl-sn-glycerol-3-phosphate acyltransferase yields the protein MISFDSMISLNSFRRDSSDTPPAPNQDMGITTHASSSTPPNKPATSISRFSPWLMPWVYPLGRHVVLPAYFRRIEVSGRENLPAEGPVVLAPTHRSRWDALLVPYAAGRDITGHDLRFMVSADEVKGLQGWFIRRLGGFPIDPKRPAIASLRHGVELLENRESLVIFPEGGIFRDRQVHPLKPGLARLALQAEANQPGLDVKIVPISLHYSQAVPGWGSEVRIRIGEPLKASTYNLEQPKASAKTLTADLEASLQELSCQLSSASPNSELDAER
- the tadA gene encoding tRNA adenosine(34) deaminase TadA, coding for MARSLELAEAAGVAGEVPVGAVIVGPQGEVVAEAQNRRERDRDPTAHAEVLALRAAGQVLQNWHLNECTLYVTLEPCPMCAGAIVQARLGLLVYGADDPKTGAVRMVMNLPDSACSFHQLKVLGGILETPCRQQLQDWFAQRRRSRHP